A single region of the Triticum dicoccoides isolate Atlit2015 ecotype Zavitan chromosome 2B, WEW_v2.0, whole genome shotgun sequence genome encodes:
- the LOC119360273 gene encoding G-type lectin S-receptor-like serine/threonine-protein kinase At1g11300 encodes MHRLALTCRAAVLILLFLPFGVSDDRLVPGKPLSPGSTIISDGGAFALGFFSPNNSTSTLAKLYLGIWYNDIPELTVVWVANRETPVINNSSSSPVLSLTNTSNLVLSKGDGSGRVLWTTANKAAAPGSSTPVAVLLNTGNLVIRSSNGTMLWQSFDHNTDTFLPGMKLGLKYNTRDGGERFVSWKGPGDPSPGRFSYGVDPITFLQMFLWDGKRPVLRSAPWTGYLVMTDGRYQQANANTEIVIYLAVVDNNKEIYVTYSVSDGAPHTRYVLTYSGEYQIQSWNKRLLAWEIFGKWPSLGCSLYGYCGSYGYCDETTTPASTCKCLDGFEPASKEEWRSGKFSKGCRRKEQLSGCSDGFLALTGMKPPDKFILVGGGKSTFAECAVECNRNCSCVAYAHANLSSGGSGGNVTTCLVWAGELIDTGKFSAEIGSNTLYLRVADLDVAHVKRTKSNAARIALPVLATVLVLLCITFAWLKFKGKSEKWRKRKRNSLDELHEGNPPHDHEFPFVRFEEIAIATHNFCETCKIGHGGFGNVYKGTLGGQEVAIKRLSRDSQQGTKEFSNEVILIAKLQHRNLVQLLGCCADQDEKLLIYEYMPNKSLDATLFDDSRKLLLDWLTRFNIIKGIARGLLYLHQDSRLTIIHRDLKAGNVLLDAEMKPKIADFGMARIFGDNQQNANTQRVVGTYGYMALEYAMEGLFSTKSDVYSFGVLLLEVVTGIRRNSNSQTMGFPSLIVYAWNMWKEGRAEELPDPSIMDACSLDEVALCIHVALLCVEENPDDRPLMSNVVFVLENGSNTLPAPNRPAYFARRRIEMEQIREDIQTSGNSFTLTEIEGH; translated from the exons ATGCATAGGCTGGCTCTCACCTGCCGCGCCGCGGTGTTGATCCTCCTGTTCCTGCCGTTCGGTGTGTCCGATGACCGGCTTGTCCCCGGCAAGCCGCTCTCCCCTGGCAGCACCATCATCTCGGATGGCGGTGCTttcgccttgggcttcttctccccAAACAACTCCACCAGTACTCTGGCCAAGTTGTACCTTGGCATATGGTACAACGACATTCCAGAGCTCACTGTGGTGTGGGTTGCTAACCGAGAAACCCCGGTGATCAACAACTCTTCCTCTTCACCAGTGCTCTCACTCACCAACACCTCCAATCTTGTTCTTTCTAAAGGCGATGGCAGCGGCCGTGTCCTCTGGACGACGGCTAACAAGGCTGCTGCCCCGGGCTCGTCTACCCCTGTGGCGGTGCTTTTGAACACCGGCAACCTTGTTATCCGGTCGTCAAATGGCACCATGTTGTGGCAGAGCTTTGACCACAACACTGACACATTCCTCCCTGGCATGAAGCTCGGGCTCAAGTACAACACGCGTGATGGCGGTGAGCGCTTTGTATCCTGGAAGGGCCCAGGCGACCCCTCGCCGGGCCGCTTCTCTTATGGAGTCGACCCCATCACGTTCCTCCAGATGTTCCTCTGGGACGGGAAGCGCCCGGTGTTGCGCAGCGCCCCATGGACAGGGTACCTTGTGATGACCGACGGCCGATACCAACAGGCAAATGCTAACACGGAGATCGTCATCTACCTGGCCGTCGTCGACAACAACAAGGAGATCTACGTCACATATAGCGTCTCCGATGGCGCCCCGCACACTAGGTACGTGCTGACCTACTCCGGCGAGTACCAAATCCAGAGCTGGAACAAGAGGTTGTTGGCATGGGAAATCTTTGGGAAGTGGCCCTCCCTTGGATGCAGCCTATACGGTTATTGTGGCTCGTACGGCTACTGCGATGAGACGACAACACCTGCCTCAACGTGCAAgtgcctcgacggattcgagccggctAGCAAGGAGGAGTGGAGAAGTGGCAAGTTCTCTAAGGGGTGCCGACGGAAGGAGCAGCTGAGCGGGTGCAGCGACGGTTTCTTGGCTTTGACAGGGATGAAGCCGCCCGACAAGTTCATACTCGTCGGCGGGGGCAAGAGTACGTTCGCGGAGTGTGCAGTAGAGTGCAACCGTAACTGCTCATGTGTGGCGTACGCGCACGCTAACCTGAGCAGCGGTGGGTCTGGAGGAAACGTGACAACATGTTTGGTTTGGGCCGGGGAGTTGATTGACACGGGGAAGTTTAGCGCGGAAATTGGCAGCAACACACTCTATCTCCGAGTTGCTGATCTAGATGTGGCACATG TTAAAAGGACAAAGAGTAATGCAGCGAGGATTGCGCTGCCAGTTTTAGCAACTGTTTTGGTACTTCTATGCATAACCTTTGCATGGTTAAAATTTAAAG GTAAGAGCGAAAAGTGGAGAAAACGCAAAAGAAATTCATTGGATGAACTTCATGAAGGAAACCCTCCCCATGATCATGAATTTCCATTTGTAAGATTTGAGGAAATTGCCATAGCAACTCACAACTTCTGTGAAACATGTAAGATTGGACATGGAGGCTTTGGCAATGTTTACAAG GGAACGTTAGGTGGTCAAGAAGTTGCTATCAAAAGACTTAGTAGGGATTCTCAACAAGGAACAAAGGAATTCAGCAATGAAGTCATTCTAATTGCCAAATTGCAACATAGAAACTTGGTTCAACTCCTCGGGTGTTGCGCGGACCAAGATGAAAAGTTATTGATTTATGAGTATATGCCTAACAAGAGCTTGGATGCTACCCTTTTTG ATGACTCAAGAAAATTGTTACTGGATTGGTTGACTCGGTTTAATATAATCAAAGGGATTGCAAGGGGGCTTCTTTATCTCCATCAAGACTCAAGACTGACAATAATTCATAGAGACCTAAAAGCTGGAAATGTTTTGCTGGATGCAGAGATGAAACCCAAGATAGCGGATTTTGGTATGGCGAGGATCTTTGGCGATAACCAACAAAATGCAAATACTCAACGCGTTGTTGGGACCTA TGGCTACATGGCTCTTGAGTATGCAATGGAAGGCCTCTTCTCTACCAAGTCTGATGTATACAGCTTCGGTGTGTTACTATTAGAGGTTGTAACTGGTATTAGAAGGAACTCCAATAGTCAAACCATGGGTTTCCCTAGCCTCATAGTCTAT GCATGGAATATGTGGAAAGAAGGGCGGGCAGAGGAGTTGCCGGACCCATCTATCATGGATGCTTGTTCACTAGATGAAGTTGCGCTTTGCATCCATGTGGCACTCTTGTGTGTCGAGGAGAACCCAGATGACAGGCCGCTCATGTCAAATGTTGTGTTCGTCCTAGAGAATGGAAGCAACACACTTCCGGCCCCCAATCGCCCGGCCTACTTCGCGCGACGACGCATTGAAATGGAGCaaatcagagaagatattcagactTCCGGAAACAGTTTTACTCTTACCGAAATAGAGGGACATTGA
- the LOC119361839 gene encoding uncharacterized protein LOC119361839 isoform X1, whose amino-acid sequence MSSHPSPPPARPPPPAGTTISALGDDMLREIFARLPDLPNLARAAFACRAFLGAVRSSPAFRCRFRSLRPPPLLAFFVEPDMGTVPVYPSPWRPSDPGLVAAFRDGDFLQTRRMDGLASGEPGWEFDYSLRCEIRIAHRKQRASCSPLTQALSLFPDRQIMMDDSYLEFHTLSHQEDQGLQRVVCIRHDHPWIGASVAVFSSHTMEWQISPWVETWTLTPKDATYLKSGKVVDGFVYWTFPNGDGMLVLNTATSQFHRMDVPQPLKEALMFNPTFFELGQTKDGKLCIVHKGIHNKECKLFVWSWGKDGDGVERWKLDKSFPLRMIIEFIKCSKLNHAQVTIVSVIDGFVYLSVDCHEYAEFQNCSNSPEWFLSLCLETAELHQLFEGPYRSHTCVRPYVMPWPPCLVRSKDGSEAVGKGEPTSILTTALQSFKEALITDDEANIIVTKAFFSIGVKNRSLISKIATLDARLTNARDHILRMSADSAECKRPCLDDDCFFCVLSQAYS is encoded by the exons ATGTCCTCCCAcccatcgccgccgccggcgagaCCCCCGCCGCCCGCTGGAACCACCATCAGCGCTCTCGGGGACGACATGCTCCGCGAGATCTTCGCCCGCCTCCCCGACCTCCCGAACCTCGCCCGCGCGGCCTTCGCCTGCCGCGCCTTCCTCGGCGCCGTCCGCTCGTCCCCCGCCTTCCGCTGCCGCTTCCGCTCGCTCCGCCCGCCGCCCCTCCTCGCGTTCTTCGTCGAGCCCGACATGGGCACGGTCCCGGTCTACCCCTCCCCCTGGCGCCCCTCCGACCCGGGCCTCGTCGCCGCCTTCCGCGACGGGGATTTCCTCCAGACCCGCCGCATGGACGGGCTTGCCTCCGGCGAACCTGGATGGGAGTTCGACTACAGCTTGCGCTGCGAGATCCGCATCGCGCACCGGAAGCAGCGAGCCAGCTGCAGCCCTCTCACGCAGGCGCTGTCCCTCTTCCCCGACAGGCAGATCATGATGGACGACAGCTACCTTGAGTTCCACACACTCTCCCACCAGGAGGATCAGGGGCTGCAGCGTGTGGTCTGCATCCGTCACGACCACCCATGGATTGGGGCGAGCGTCGCTGTCTTCTCATCGCACACCATGGAGTGGCAAATTTCCCCTTGGGTGGAAACATGGACCCTGACGCCGAAGGACGCCACCTACCTTAAGTCGGGTAAGGTGGTTGATGGATTCGTTTATTGGACATTTCCGAACGGGGACGGTATGCTCGTGCTCAATACCGCGACATCTCAGTTCCACCGAATGGATGTGCCGCAACCCTTGAAAGAAGCTTTGATGTTCAACCCTACATTTTTTGAGCTTGGTCAGACCAAGGATGGGAAGCTCTGTATTGTGCATAAGGGCATACATAACAAGGAATGCAAGCTTTTTGTTTGGTCGTGGGGAAAAGATGGTGATGGCGTGGAGAGATGGAAGCTGGACAAGTCGTTTCCATTGCGCATGATTATTGAGTTCATCAAGTGCTcaaagctaaatcatgcccaaGTAACAATTGTGTCTGTCATTGATGGCTTTGTGTATCTCTCAGTTGACTGTCATGAGTATGCTGAATTTCAGAACTGTAGTAATTCTCCAGAGTGGTTCTTATCATTATGCCTGGAAACAGCAGAGCTGCATCAGCTCTTTGAGGGCCCGTATCGGAGTCATACTTGTGTCCGTCCCTATGTAATGCCGTGGCCTCCTTGTTTGGTACGTAGCAAG GATGGTTCAGAAGCTGTGGGCAAAGGAGAACCTACTTCTATCCTTACCACAGCGTTGCAATCTTTCAAAGAAGCTTTGATTACTGATGATGAAGCAAATATTATTGTGACAAAGGCCTTTTTCTCTATTGGGGTTAAGAACAGGTCTCTCATCAGCAAAATTGCCACTTTGGATGCACGGCTGACAAATGCAAGAGATCATATCTTGAGGATGAGTGCTGACTCTGCTGAATGCAAGAGACCATGTCTTGACGATGATTGCTTCTTCTGCGTTCTATCACAAGCTTACAGTTAG
- the LOC119360272 gene encoding transcription factor E2FB-like → MDLIQQQETNKQLELYAEEQQQEELDSSHDKESRLDEEIREVQEKLLALKLNKDKKKWLYLSKEDICKIPHLQGSTLIAINAPHGTCVEAPDPNADMDICKDLESQEKHYQLLLRSSMGPIDCFLISDHQGVSDPEQVAQDNLDHASTAGGSDAPRPVDDHPSQAPEKGEDDTVGKHTSEPSSTHEPMSGILKIVLPDTDVEADYWLASDVDATMTETWAS, encoded by the exons ATGGATCTTATACAACAGCAAGAGACAAACAAACAGCTAGAACTATACGCTGAAGAGCAGCAACAG GAGGAACTGGACTCATCACATGATAAAGAAAGCAGGTTGGATGAGGAAATACG AGAAGTACAAGAGAAACTGCTGGCGCTCAAACTAAATAAGGACAAAAAAAA GTGGTTGTATCTTTCCAAGGAAGATATTTGTAAGATTCCTCACTTACAG GGATCCACTCTTATTGCAATAAATGCTCCTCACGGAACCTGTGTTGAGGCTCCAGATCCTAATGCG GATATGGACATCTGCAAGGACCTGGAATCTCAAGAAAAGCATTACCAGCTTCTCTTGAGAAGTTCAATGGGTCCCATTGATTGCTTTTTGATAAG TGACCATCAGGGGGTATCCGACCCAGAACAGGTGGCACAAGACAATTTGGATCATGCATCCACAGCTGGAGGTTCAGAtgctccaaggccggtggatgatCATCCAAGTCAAGCTCCCGAAAAGGGAGAGGATGACACTGTCGGCAAGCATACATCGGAACCATCCAGTACACATGAACCGATGTCTGGCATTCTGAAAATCGTACTGCCAGATACTGAT GTTGAGGCTGATTACTGGCTCGCATCTGACGTTGACGCTACCATGACTGAAACATGGGCCTCTTAG
- the LOC119361839 gene encoding uncharacterized protein LOC119361839 isoform X2 yields the protein MSSHPSPPPARPPPPAGTTISALGDDMLREIFARLPDLPNLARAAFACRAFLGAVRSSPAFRCRFRSLRPPPLLAFFVEPDMGTVPVYPSPWRPSDPGLVAAFRDGDFLQTRRMDGLASGEPGWEFDYSLRCEIRIAHRKQRASCSPLTQALSLFPDRQIMMDDSYLEFHTLSHQEDQGLQRVVCIRHDHPWIGASVAVFSSHTMEWQISPWVETWTLTPKDATYLKSGKVVDGFVYWTFPNGDGMLVLNTATSQFHRMDVPQPLKEALMFNPTFFELGQTKDGKLCIVHKGIHNKECKLFVWSWGKDGDGVERWKLDKSFPLRMIIEFIKCSKLNHAQVTIVSVIDGFVYLSVDCHEYAEFQNCSNSPEWFLSLCLETAELHQLFEGPYRSHTCVRPYVMPWPPCLDGSEAVGKGEPTSILTTALQSFKEALITDDEANIIVTKAFFSIGVKNRSLISKIATLDARLTNARDHILRMSADSAECKRPCLDDDCFFCVLSQAYS from the exons ATGTCCTCCCAcccatcgccgccgccggcgagaCCCCCGCCGCCCGCTGGAACCACCATCAGCGCTCTCGGGGACGACATGCTCCGCGAGATCTTCGCCCGCCTCCCCGACCTCCCGAACCTCGCCCGCGCGGCCTTCGCCTGCCGCGCCTTCCTCGGCGCCGTCCGCTCGTCCCCCGCCTTCCGCTGCCGCTTCCGCTCGCTCCGCCCGCCGCCCCTCCTCGCGTTCTTCGTCGAGCCCGACATGGGCACGGTCCCGGTCTACCCCTCCCCCTGGCGCCCCTCCGACCCGGGCCTCGTCGCCGCCTTCCGCGACGGGGATTTCCTCCAGACCCGCCGCATGGACGGGCTTGCCTCCGGCGAACCTGGATGGGAGTTCGACTACAGCTTGCGCTGCGAGATCCGCATCGCGCACCGGAAGCAGCGAGCCAGCTGCAGCCCTCTCACGCAGGCGCTGTCCCTCTTCCCCGACAGGCAGATCATGATGGACGACAGCTACCTTGAGTTCCACACACTCTCCCACCAGGAGGATCAGGGGCTGCAGCGTGTGGTCTGCATCCGTCACGACCACCCATGGATTGGGGCGAGCGTCGCTGTCTTCTCATCGCACACCATGGAGTGGCAAATTTCCCCTTGGGTGGAAACATGGACCCTGACGCCGAAGGACGCCACCTACCTTAAGTCGGGTAAGGTGGTTGATGGATTCGTTTATTGGACATTTCCGAACGGGGACGGTATGCTCGTGCTCAATACCGCGACATCTCAGTTCCACCGAATGGATGTGCCGCAACCCTTGAAAGAAGCTTTGATGTTCAACCCTACATTTTTTGAGCTTGGTCAGACCAAGGATGGGAAGCTCTGTATTGTGCATAAGGGCATACATAACAAGGAATGCAAGCTTTTTGTTTGGTCGTGGGGAAAAGATGGTGATGGCGTGGAGAGATGGAAGCTGGACAAGTCGTTTCCATTGCGCATGATTATTGAGTTCATCAAGTGCTcaaagctaaatcatgcccaaGTAACAATTGTGTCTGTCATTGATGGCTTTGTGTATCTCTCAGTTGACTGTCATGAGTATGCTGAATTTCAGAACTGTAGTAATTCTCCAGAGTGGTTCTTATCATTATGCCTGGAAACAGCAGAGCTGCATCAGCTCTTTGAGGGCCCGTATCGGAGTCATACTTGTGTCCGTCCCTATGTAATGCCGTGGCCTCCTTGTTTG GATGGTTCAGAAGCTGTGGGCAAAGGAGAACCTACTTCTATCCTTACCACAGCGTTGCAATCTTTCAAAGAAGCTTTGATTACTGATGATGAAGCAAATATTATTGTGACAAAGGCCTTTTTCTCTATTGGGGTTAAGAACAGGTCTCTCATCAGCAAAATTGCCACTTTGGATGCACGGCTGACAAATGCAAGAGATCATATCTTGAGGATGAGTGCTGACTCTGCTGAATGCAAGAGACCATGTCTTGACGATGATTGCTTCTTCTGCGTTCTATCACAAGCTTACAGTTAG